The following coding sequences lie in one Silvanigrella aquatica genomic window:
- a CDS encoding alpha/beta fold hydrolase, with amino-acid sequence MENLQFSSFPSSLFEQPLHQGEGVQFLDFEGAQIAFDFQSAKAPCEKLLVLVNGYQRNRMDFRAFRKKIEKLSPQTATLALDNRYCGQTTVSSSNPLTVIRMARDVSALAAFYCKILNLKDFSLLGISMGGMIAQTLAAGNENVENLFLVSTTAGGLGRTWPVAVKDPSSLEYKNHYENLDSTKKHMERYFGARFLKSSTLLFDMMCKTLVKSNTGEMNESAKTQFLASSTFDGVENIAKIKAKTLIVSGDEDQIIPLENAHYLSNNIAHSSLVVYPEVGHLILIEEPEKFANDICEFLK; translated from the coding sequence GTGGAAAATCTTCAATTTTCTTCATTCCCTTCCTCTCTTTTTGAGCAGCCCCTGCACCAAGGGGAAGGGGTACAGTTTCTTGATTTCGAAGGCGCACAAATTGCCTTCGATTTTCAATCCGCCAAGGCTCCCTGCGAAAAACTTCTTGTTTTAGTCAACGGATATCAAAGAAATCGCATGGATTTTCGTGCTTTTCGTAAAAAGATAGAAAAACTTTCGCCTCAAACGGCAACCCTCGCTTTAGATAATCGCTATTGTGGACAGACGACCGTAAGCTCTTCCAATCCTTTAACTGTGATTCGTATGGCAAGAGATGTTTCAGCATTGGCTGCATTCTATTGTAAAATATTGAATTTAAAAGATTTTTCACTACTTGGTATCAGTATGGGGGGTATGATTGCCCAAACCTTGGCAGCAGGTAATGAAAACGTGGAAAATCTGTTTTTAGTCAGTACTACGGCAGGTGGACTGGGCAGAACTTGGCCTGTTGCAGTTAAGGATCCTTCTTCCTTAGAATATAAAAATCATTATGAAAATTTAGATTCCACAAAGAAACACATGGAACGTTACTTTGGTGCACGGTTTTTAAAATCATCCACATTATTGTTTGATATGATGTGTAAAACACTTGTAAAATCGAATACAGGCGAAATGAATGAGTCCGCAAAAACTCAATTTTTAGCTTCATCTACCTTTGATGGTGTTGAAAATATTGCAAAAATTAAGGCAAAAACATTAATTGTTTCGGGCGATGAAGATCAAATCATTCCTCTTGAAAACGCGCATTATTTAAGTAACAATATTGCTCATTCTTCTCTTGTTGTTTACCCCGAAGTGGGTCATCTTATTTTAATCGAAGAACCGGAAAAATTTGCAAACGATATTTGTGAGTTTTTAAAGTAA
- a CDS encoding ribose-phosphate diphosphokinase: protein MESELLIFSGNANRDLANKICQYLDTPLGTALIGRFSDGETRIEIESNVRGRDVFIIQPTCSPANQNVMELLIMIDALRRASAQRITAVIPYYGYSRQERKSTPRTPITAKLIADLLVSSGVNRILTIELHTGAIQGFFNLPVDHLYSKPVFVEHFAKMNFENPIMVSPDAGGVERARAVAKFLGCGLAIVDKRRDRPGDSKVMNLIGDVKGKTAILFDDICDTAGSLTSAAAVLRDNGALKVYAAATHGVLSGPAIDRINDSCIEKLFITDTIPISEEASKCSKIEVLSVSELLGKAIRRIHNSDSISSLFI, encoded by the coding sequence ATGGAAAGCGAACTTCTCATATTTTCCGGTAATGCCAATCGTGATTTAGCAAATAAAATTTGTCAATACCTTGATACTCCCCTGGGGACAGCTCTCATTGGTCGTTTTTCAGACGGGGAAACCCGTATTGAAATTGAGAGCAATGTGAGGGGACGAGATGTGTTCATCATCCAGCCGACCTGTAGCCCCGCTAATCAAAATGTCATGGAACTCCTTATTATGATTGATGCTTTAAGACGTGCCAGTGCGCAACGAATTACAGCAGTCATTCCTTACTATGGATACAGCCGCCAAGAGCGGAAAAGCACACCTCGGACACCTATTACAGCAAAATTAATCGCCGATCTACTTGTCAGTTCAGGCGTCAATCGCATTTTAACCATTGAGCTTCACACGGGTGCAATTCAAGGTTTTTTTAACCTTCCTGTCGATCATTTATATAGCAAACCTGTGTTTGTAGAACATTTTGCGAAAATGAACTTTGAAAATCCGATTATGGTTTCACCCGATGCCGGAGGCGTTGAAAGAGCGCGTGCCGTTGCGAAGTTTCTAGGTTGTGGTTTAGCCATAGTCGATAAACGCCGCGATCGTCCAGGAGACTCCAAAGTTATGAATTTAATTGGAGATGTTAAAGGGAAAACCGCTATTTTGTTTGATGACATTTGCGATACCGCAGGCTCATTGACTTCTGCCGCTGCCGTTTTACGCGACAATGGAGCTTTAAAAGTTTATGCCGCCGCAACTCATGGCGTGCTTTCAGGGCCTGCTATAGATCGTATTAATGACAGTTGTATTGAAAAATTATTTATCACAGACACCATTCCTATTTCTGAAGAAGCCTCAAAATGTTCTAAAATTGAAGTCTTAAGTGTCTCTGAGTTGCTTGGAAAAGCCATCCGTCGTATTCACAACTCGGATTCCATTAGCTCTTTATTTATATAA